One window of the Candidatus Methylomirabilota bacterium genome contains the following:
- a CDS encoding cytochrome c, which produces MTMCKIIMAMMPHVILSLALLIPAVPADAADPAAGAKIAAKHCAECHGETGKGDGEMLQKFKTMGVVVPDPVAWNDSAGMSEWTDEQLFQIIEKGGKGVGKSKMMPQWGDQLSKAEIADLVAYIRSLAK; this is translated from the coding sequence ATGACGATGTGCAAGATCATCATGGCAATGATGCCGCATGTCATCCTATCCTTGGCACTCCTGATTCCTGCTGTGCCAGCCGACGCTGCTGATCCCGCCGCAGGCGCAAAGATCGCCGCGAAGCACTGCGCAGAATGTCACGGGGAGACTGGGAAGGGGGATGGTGAAATGTTGCAGAAGTTTAAGACGATGGGCGTGGTCGTCCCGGATCCGGTGGCCTGGAACGACAGCGCGGGGATGTCGGAGTGGACCGACGAACAGCTTTTTCAGATTATCGAGAAAGGTGGCAAGGGTGTAGGCAAGTCCAAGATGATGCCGCAATGGGGAGATCAGCTGTCGAAGGCCGAGATCGCCGATCTCGTGGCCTATATCCGCTCCCTGGCGAAATAG